The proteins below are encoded in one region of Citrobacter enshiensis:
- a CDS encoding TerC family protein produces the protein MNTVGTPLLWGGFAVVVVIMLAIDLLLQGRRGAHTMSMKQAAIWSLVWVTLSLLFNAVFWWYLAQTQGRAVADPQALAFLTGYLIEKSLAVDNVFVWLMLFSYFSVPPALQRRVLVYGVLGAIVLRTIMIFTGSWLIAQFEWLLYVFGAFLLFTGVKMALAKDDASGIGDRPVVRWLRGHLRMTDTIENEHFFVRKNGLLFATPLMLVLILVELSDVIFAVDSIPAIFAVTTDPFIVLTSNLFAILGLRAMYFLLAGVAERFSMLKYGLSIILVFIGIKMLIVDFYHIPIAISLGVVFGILIVTLLVNAWVNHQNDKKQQAQ, from the coding sequence ATGAATACTGTCGGCACACCGTTGTTATGGGGCGGATTCGCTGTCGTTGTGGTGATTATGCTGGCTATTGATCTTCTGCTACAAGGGCGTCGTGGAGCACATACGATGTCAATGAAGCAGGCGGCAATCTGGTCCCTGGTCTGGGTAACGCTCTCATTATTGTTTAACGCCGTATTCTGGTGGTATCTGGCTCAAACGCAAGGACGTGCGGTTGCCGATCCGCAAGCGCTGGCGTTTCTGACCGGTTATTTGATCGAAAAATCACTGGCGGTGGATAACGTCTTTGTCTGGCTGATGCTGTTCAGCTACTTCTCTGTCCCGCCCGCGCTGCAACGTCGGGTGCTGGTCTATGGCGTACTGGGTGCGATCGTACTGCGTACCATCATGATCTTTACCGGAAGCTGGCTGATCGCGCAGTTCGAGTGGCTGCTGTATGTGTTCGGTGCCTTCCTGCTGTTTACCGGTGTAAAAATGGCGCTGGCGAAAGATGATGCGTCCGGCATCGGCGACAGACCGGTAGTCCGCTGGCTGCGTGGGCATCTGCGCATGACCGACACCATCGAGAACGAGCATTTCTTCGTGCGTAAGAACGGTCTGCTGTTCGCAACGCCGCTGATGCTGGTACTGATTCTGGTTGAACTGAGCGACGTCATTTTCGCCGTCGACAGCATTCCGGCTATCTTTGCCGTGACGACCGACCCGTTCATTGTACTGACCTCTAACCTGTTCGCGATTCTGGGTCTGCGTGCGATGTACTTCCTGCTGGCGGGTGTCGCAGAGCGCTTCTCAATGCTTAAATATGGTTTGTCGATAATCCTGGTGTTCATTGGTATCAAGATGCTGATTGTCGACTTCTATCATATTCCTATCGCCATCTCGTTAGGTGTGGTGTTTGGCATCCTGATCGTCACGCTGCTCGTTAACGCATGGGTAAACCATCAAAACGATAAGAAACAGCAAGCGCAGTAA
- a CDS encoding Gfo/Idh/MocA family protein → MIRFAVIGTNWITRQFVDAAHETGKYKLTAVYSRSLEQAQTFANDYPVEHLFTSLDAMAKSEAIDAVYIASPNSLHFSQTRLFLSHQKHVICEKPLASNLAEVEAAIACARENQVVLFEAFKTASLPNFLLLQQALPKVGKVRKALINYCQYSSRYQRYLDGENPNTFNPAFSNGSIMDIGFYCLASAIALWGEPCSVQASASLLESGVDAHGVVVLNYGDFSVTLQHSKVSDSVLASEIQGEAGSLVIEKIAECQKVCFIPRGGKTQDLTAPQHINTMLYEAEVFAHLVETHEVNHPALEVSRITAKLQTEIRRQTGVVFPADDQNPAATA, encoded by the coding sequence ATGATACGTTTCGCTGTTATTGGCACAAACTGGATCACCCGCCAGTTTGTCGATGCCGCTCATGAAACCGGCAAATATAAGTTAACCGCAGTCTATTCCCGCAGCCTCGAGCAGGCGCAAACGTTCGCTAACGACTATCCCGTCGAACATCTGTTTACCTCGCTGGACGCCATGGCGAAAAGCGAGGCGATTGATGCGGTCTATATTGCCAGCCCGAACTCACTGCATTTTTCCCAGACCCGGCTCTTTCTCAGTCACCAAAAACATGTGATCTGCGAGAAGCCGCTGGCATCGAATCTGGCTGAGGTTGAAGCGGCTATCGCCTGTGCCCGCGAAAATCAGGTCGTGCTCTTTGAAGCCTTTAAAACGGCCAGCCTGCCCAATTTCCTGCTGCTACAACAAGCCTTGCCGAAGGTGGGGAAAGTACGTAAGGCATTGATCAATTACTGCCAGTACTCCTCGCGTTACCAGCGCTATCTGGACGGTGAAAACCCCAACACCTTTAATCCGGCGTTTTCAAATGGCTCGATCATGGATATCGGCTTTTATTGCCTGGCGTCCGCCATCGCGCTCTGGGGCGAACCTTGCAGCGTTCAGGCGTCTGCCAGCCTGCTGGAAAGCGGCGTTGATGCCCACGGCGTCGTGGTGCTGAATTACGGTGATTTCAGCGTGACCTTGCAGCACTCCAAAGTCAGCGACTCTGTGCTGGCCAGCGAAATTCAGGGAGAAGCGGGTTCTCTGGTGATTGAGAAAATCGCCGAGTGTCAGAAAGTCTGCTTTATTCCACGCGGCGGGAAGACGCAGGATCTCACTGCACCTCAGCATATTAATACTATGCTCTATGAGGCAGAGGTCTTTGCACATTTGGTTGAAACGCATGAGGTGAACCATCCCGCTCTGGAAGTCAGCCGCATTACTGCGAAACTGCAAACGGAAATTCGTCGCCAGACAGGGGTGGTATTCCCAGCGGATGATCAAAACCCCGCAGCCACTGCGTAA
- a CDS encoding M48 family metallopeptidase, translated as MSNLSYLQGYPENLLSQVRTLIAEERLGSVLEKRYPGTHDFATDKALWQYTQDLKSQFLRNAPPLNKVMYDNKIHVLKNALGLHTAVSRVQGGKLKAKAEIRVASVFRNAPEPFLRMIVVHELAHLKEKEHNKAFYQLCCHMEPQYHQLEFDTRLWLTQLSLKETA; from the coding sequence ATGAGCAATCTTAGTTATCTGCAGGGCTATCCGGAGAACTTACTTTCCCAGGTACGCACCTTAATTGCCGAAGAGCGGCTGGGCAGCGTACTGGAAAAACGTTATCCGGGAACGCATGATTTCGCGACCGATAAGGCGCTCTGGCAGTATACCCAGGATCTGAAAAGCCAGTTTCTGCGTAATGCGCCACCGCTCAATAAAGTGATGTATGACAATAAGATCCACGTCCTCAAGAACGCCCTCGGCTTGCATACCGCCGTTTCACGCGTCCAGGGTGGAAAGCTGAAAGCGAAGGCGGAGATCCGCGTCGCCAGCGTTTTTCGCAATGCGCCGGAGCCGTTCCTGCGGATGATCGTCGTCCATGAACTGGCGCATCTTAAAGAGAAAGAACACAACAAAGCGTTCTACCAGTTGTGCTGTCATATGGAGCCGCAGTATCACCAGCTTGAGTTTGATACCCGCCTGTGGCTGACGCAGTTGTCGTTAAAGGAAACTGCGTAG